One region of Etheostoma cragini isolate CJK2018 chromosome 16, CSU_Ecrag_1.0, whole genome shotgun sequence genomic DNA includes:
- the surf6 gene encoding surfeit locus protein 6 isoform X2, which translates to MDLASRDSYIQKLASTVFSQRDQEPQKRPFAYFKGKNDTGPPKKKKKCKKKHFKEKGIEKKPPTPKSQQKPSPPAAAQKGAATAKTNGVKTQSVNGSTTQAKGGKAESNFSTVDVLRKRLHEKIEESRGQGAPKNAASEAVQAKRAKRKLERERKKRKRKEFRMKKLAEESGQEQQPEVKQEAECAPAAGKRNETAIVFNKVETVEEVYIDKVQKKKNKKQSMKGQITPLTGKNYKQLLSRVEARKAKLEQLREKDEGKAREMEEKMKWTNLLYKAEGIKIKDDEEMLRSSLKKKEKRRTQRKKQWNTRSETIIEKMQHRQDKRKKNIQKHKNVKMENKKNKARKRGRVLPEDLKKASV; encoded by the exons AGTGTTCTCCCAACGAGACCAGGAGCCTCAGAAGAGACCGTTTG cTTATTTCAAGGGTAAAAATGACACAGGTCctccaaagaagaagaaaaagtgtaaaaagaagcattttaaagaaaaaggcatCGAAAAGAAACCACCGACTCCTAAATCCCAGCAGAAGCCTTCGCCGCCGGCTGCAGCACAGAAAGGAGCGGCCACAGCGAAAACGAATGGTGTCAAAACTCAGAGCGTAAACGGATCTACAACACAGGC tAAAGGAGGTAAAGCAGAGTCCAACTTCTCCACGGTAGATGTACTACGCAAGAGACTTCATGAAAAGATCGAAGAGTCCAGAGGGCAG GGAGCACCTAAGAATGCAGCATCAGAAGCAGTCCAGGCAAAGCGAGCAAAACGAAAGCTGGAACGGGAGcgcaaaaagaggaagagaaaagagttTCGGATGAAGAAACTAGCTGAAGAAAGTGGTCAAGAACAGCAGCCAGAGGTAAAACAGGAAGCGGAGTGTGCCCCTGCTGCAGGCAAAAGAAATGAAACCGCCATTGTCTTCAACAAGGTGGAGACAGTGGAAGAGGTGTACATAGACAAggtgcagaaaaagaagaacaagaaacaGAGCATGAAGGGCCAGATAACACCACTGACGGGGAAGAACTACAAGCAGCTGCTCAGTCGCGTAGAGGCTCGCAAAGCAAAGCTGGAACAGCTGAGGGAGAAAGATGAGGGGAAGGCACGCGAGATGGAGGAGAAGATGAAGTGGACCAACTTGCTTTATAAGGCAGAGGGCATCAAAATCAAAGACGACGAGGAGATGCTGCGCTCCTCCttgaaaaagaaggagaagaggcGTACTCAGCGAAAGAAGCAGTGGAACACGCGGAGTGAGACCATCATAGAGAAGATGCAGCATCGTCAGGACAAGAGAAAGAAGAATATCCAGAAACACAAGAAcgtcaaaatggaaaacaagAAGAACAAGGCGAGGAAGAGAGGCAGAGTGTTGCCTGAGGACTTGAAAAAAGCATCAGTTTAG
- the surf6 gene encoding surfeit locus protein 6 isoform X1 — MDLASRDSYIQKLASTVFSQRDQEPQKRPFAYFKGKNDTGPPKKKKKCKKKHFKEKGIEKKPPTPKSQQKPSPPAAAQKGAATAKTNGVKTQSVNGSTTQAPKGGKAESNFSTVDVLRKRLHEKIEESRGQGAPKNAASEAVQAKRAKRKLERERKKRKRKEFRMKKLAEESGQEQQPEVKQEAECAPAAGKRNETAIVFNKVETVEEVYIDKVQKKKNKKQSMKGQITPLTGKNYKQLLSRVEARKAKLEQLREKDEGKAREMEEKMKWTNLLYKAEGIKIKDDEEMLRSSLKKKEKRRTQRKKQWNTRSETIIEKMQHRQDKRKKNIQKHKNVKMENKKNKARKRGRVLPEDLKKASV, encoded by the exons AGTGTTCTCCCAACGAGACCAGGAGCCTCAGAAGAGACCGTTTG cTTATTTCAAGGGTAAAAATGACACAGGTCctccaaagaagaagaaaaagtgtaaaaagaagcattttaaagaaaaaggcatCGAAAAGAAACCACCGACTCCTAAATCCCAGCAGAAGCCTTCGCCGCCGGCTGCAGCACAGAAAGGAGCGGCCACAGCGAAAACGAATGGTGTCAAAACTCAGAGCGTAAACGGATCTACAACACAGGCCCCTAAAG GAGGTAAAGCAGAGTCCAACTTCTCCACGGTAGATGTACTACGCAAGAGACTTCATGAAAAGATCGAAGAGTCCAGAGGGCAG GGAGCACCTAAGAATGCAGCATCAGAAGCAGTCCAGGCAAAGCGAGCAAAACGAAAGCTGGAACGGGAGcgcaaaaagaggaagagaaaagagttTCGGATGAAGAAACTAGCTGAAGAAAGTGGTCAAGAACAGCAGCCAGAGGTAAAACAGGAAGCGGAGTGTGCCCCTGCTGCAGGCAAAAGAAATGAAACCGCCATTGTCTTCAACAAGGTGGAGACAGTGGAAGAGGTGTACATAGACAAggtgcagaaaaagaagaacaagaaacaGAGCATGAAGGGCCAGATAACACCACTGACGGGGAAGAACTACAAGCAGCTGCTCAGTCGCGTAGAGGCTCGCAAAGCAAAGCTGGAACAGCTGAGGGAGAAAGATGAGGGGAAGGCACGCGAGATGGAGGAGAAGATGAAGTGGACCAACTTGCTTTATAAGGCAGAGGGCATCAAAATCAAAGACGACGAGGAGATGCTGCGCTCCTCCttgaaaaagaaggagaagaggcGTACTCAGCGAAAGAAGCAGTGGAACACGCGGAGTGAGACCATCATAGAGAAGATGCAGCATCGTCAGGACAAGAGAAAGAAGAATATCCAGAAACACAAGAAcgtcaaaatggaaaacaagAAGAACAAGGCGAGGAAGAGAGGCAGAGTGTTGCCTGAGGACTTGAAAAAAGCATCAGTTTAG